A window of Pyrobaculum aerophilum str. IM2 contains these coding sequences:
- a CDS encoding phosphoglycerate kinase has protein sequence MLLNEIIDLIPNINKCLKKGKTLIIRIDINSPIVNGKIIDDFRIRAHSYTLRLASDAGARAVVLAHQGRPGQDDFTSLEIHKPYIEKYLERPIKFVDDIIGPEARRQIKELKDGEILLLENVRILSEEVIEKVPEAQAETLLVRKLAPLADYYVFDGFAVAHRSQPSVVGFPIVLPSCAGPVFERELRALGAVFEKRGRGVTLIAGGAKMPDTLKAVEQLLKNGFVEKVAVGGLVGFVFALGKYGVLNSALKQEVEKGGFLPYIERARQLLAKYGAQIYTPVDFAVNQNGRLDVDIYSLAQPPLDIGRSTTIAFKEVIEQSEIVIFSGPMGYIEDERFATGTIELLKAASNRRLILGGGHTIMAAEKAGVLDKAYHVSTGGRAFIQTIGGEEMPAVKALLTSAKKFSL, from the coding sequence ATGTTACTTAATGAAATTATTGACTTAATACCAAATATAAATAAGTGCCTAAAAAAGGGAAAAACGTTAATTATAAGAATTGATATAAATTCGCCCATTGTAAATGGTAAAATAATTGATGATTTTAGAATAAGGGCTCACTCGTACACCTTGCGCCTGGCTTCTGACGCGGGGGCCAGGGCTGTGGTGTTGGCCCATCAAGGGAGACCTGGACAAGACGATTTTACCTCACTTGAGATCCATAAGCCGTATATAGAAAAATACCTAGAGAGGCCTATAAAATTTGTAGACGATATAATAGGCCCGGAGGCGAGGCGCCAGATAAAAGAGTTGAAAGACGGCGAAATACTGTTGCTGGAAAACGTGAGGATTCTCTCCGAGGAGGTAATAGAAAAGGTGCCGGAGGCTCAGGCAGAAACTCTTCTAGTCCGCAAACTAGCCCCTCTAGCCGACTACTACGTATTCGACGGTTTCGCGGTGGCTCACAGATCGCAGCCAAGCGTAGTGGGCTTTCCAATTGTTTTGCCCTCTTGCGCCGGCCCCGTCTTTGAGAGGGAGCTAAGGGCGTTGGGAGCGGTGTTTGAAAAACGCGGCAGAGGCGTGACGTTAATAGCGGGAGGCGCCAAAATGCCGGACACTCTTAAGGCAGTAGAGCAGTTGTTAAAAAACGGCTTTGTGGAAAAAGTGGCCGTTGGAGGCCTCGTGGGCTTTGTGTTTGCCTTGGGCAAATATGGCGTGTTAAACAGCGCGTTAAAACAAGAGGTAGAGAAGGGCGGCTTCCTCCCATATATAGAGAGAGCCCGCCAATTATTGGCTAAATACGGCGCGCAGATATACACGCCTGTGGACTTCGCAGTTAATCAAAACGGGAGGCTAGACGTTGATATATATTCACTGGCGCAACCTCCGCTAGATATTGGGAGATCTACGACAATTGCGTTTAAAGAAGTGATTGAACAGAGCGAGATTGTAATTTTCAGCGGGCCCATGGGCTATATCGAGGACGAGAGATTCGCGACAGGAACAATAGAACTGTTAAAAGCGGCGTCAAACAGACGGTTAATACTAGGCGGGGGGCACACGATTATGGCCGCGGAGAAGGCCGGCGTGCTTGATAAAGCATACCACGTGTCGACTGGCGGGCGCGCTTTTATTCAGACAATAGGCGGCGAGGAAATGCCGGCAGTGAAAGCGTTATTAACCTCTGCTAAAAAATTTAGCCTATGA
- a CDS encoding nucleotidyltransferase → MRLDKYKTALRKVAKSLNEKGVEFVLIGSAVLPFVYNIDYDPRDVDLFIINKSTVLDNELFEEIAEENDWDMGTSDHGTIYYELIVEGEAVRVDLLENILDIYIPPELLADLKEVDIDGIKVKSIGLEQLLALKAKIATKEAEEFINEVARMVLERNIRVDYEKIKKYATAYPEDAEGILKRLRRNGIYIE, encoded by the coding sequence ATGCGTCTTGACAAATACAAAACGGCGTTGAGGAAAGTGGCGAAGAGCTTGAACGAGAAAGGCGTTGAGTTCGTCCTCATCGGCAGTGCTGTGTTGCCCTTTGTGTACAACATTGACTACGATCCCAGAGATGTCGATTTATTTATCATAAACAAGTCCACTGTATTAGACAACGAGCTTTTCGAAGAAATAGCAGAGGAAAACGACTGGGACATGGGCACGTCTGATCACGGCACTATTTACTACGAGCTCATAGTGGAGGGCGAGGCGGTGAGAGTTGACTTATTGGAAAACATCTTAGACATATACATACCCCCAGAGTTGCTCGCCGATTTAAAAGAGGTTGACATAGACGGGATAAAAGTCAAATCTATTGGCTTAGAGCAACTCCTTGCTCTGAAGGCTAAAATCGCCACAAAAGAGGCAGAGGAGTTTATTAACGAAGTAGCCAGAATGGTGCTGGAGAGAAATATACGCGTCGACTATGAAAAGATTAAAAAATACGCCACAGCTTATCCCGAAGACGCCGAGGGTATCTTGAAGAGGCTTAGGAGAAATGGGATATACATAGAGTAG
- a CDS encoding universal stress protein has product MGDEPFYELAYKFRRILVPVSPMNPARLRELLNVAVDFGERYGADIVFLYVASSENDPAVDQLRKSVEEFASKKGVKHSFKVRKMGEGETIASEIVKELSENTYDMVILLSRGYYGASALLYNSTSIAVALAANTSVLILR; this is encoded by the coding sequence ATGGGTGACGAGCCCTTTTACGAGCTGGCGTATAAATTCCGCCGTATTTTAGTGCCGGTTTCGCCAATGAATCCAGCGAGGCTTCGGGAGCTTCTCAACGTCGCCGTGGACTTCGGCGAGAGATACGGCGCAGACATCGTGTTTCTGTACGTAGCTTCTAGCGAGAACGACCCCGCCGTCGATCAGCTCAGAAAGAGCGTGGAGGAATTCGCCAGCAAAAAGGGCGTAAAGCACAGCTTCAAGGTGAGGAAAATGGGCGAGGGGGAGACAATAGCCTCTGAGATTGTAAAGGAGCTTTCCGAAAATACATACGACATGGTAATCCTCCTATCCCGCGGCTACTACGGCGCGTCAGCCCTTTTATACAACAGTACTTCAATCGCCGTGGCGCTGGCGGCGAACACCTCAGTGCTTATACTACGCTGA
- a CDS encoding PaRep2b protein: MLFLPKYFHVLSPLAYAVETHRRGELSREEAALAVIFAVLYDGSVYRDEILLAVGGPEKEEEPLMTHDHFTAFWLWTLRELGFKPSSVRRGSNAHRIFFRGAELNELLKAVTLALPTLHKLRDALAEFADAFKAVSGEAIKRKFGIGLAYDVRNESFSKKLEEIITMAEDYVYRNVTVERGPLDTSGRLPKIVISFKLGDEEVAHITVYWRGDELYAQYGGSRESAERLASVIRALGGDAEVKYVKGAGWVVKLTTDGIITIRHDGWLKALREFIDELHDDKRHGKKLISDERYEKLIKNIEAGPNIVKFSGVKFSVYYETRMKNIMVEYQPRNDNAKNAAVDALKARGLKEGVHFTVNTVGAGRYEIRVTKEAYAKAVETLAQVGLKEGEHYAVYDRWRIISVKAEHKDAIVNALKAAGLEEGKDFAVKWGGYYDIRITYDGLREIQRMALNGDLEAERFIRELEDVLRRRYGDDAAKKLIEVLTPAREEGTAELPLTVYDERGNLIARVVDLKYEFVENGQPVSHCAGRDCRLRVVVEYELPSGERREFKMEWYWAEKRKKKDNTTVTYYYETALTTVKDEVKAAVLKALTGKAKRGQVRLLADQLDALRRFKALKDAIDKWRGGKPQSRQLQNQTTF, from the coding sequence ATGCTATTTTTGCCTAAATATTTCCACGTTCTCTCGCCTCTGGCATACGCCGTGGAGACTCACAGAAGGGGTGAACTGTCCAGAGAGGAAGCGGCCTTGGCGGTGATTTTCGCCGTGTTGTACGACGGGAGCGTATACAGAGACGAAATTCTGCTTGCCGTTGGCGGCCCCGAAAAAGAGGAAGAACCCCTCATGACTCACGACCACTTCACCGCGTTCTGGCTGTGGACGCTGAGAGAGCTGGGCTTCAAGCCAAGCTCAGTGCGTAGGGGCAGTAACGCGCACCGCATTTTCTTCAGAGGCGCCGAGCTGAACGAACTGCTGAAAGCGGTAACGCTGGCGCTGCCCACGTTACACAAGCTTAGGGACGCCCTTGCAGAATTTGCCGATGCATTTAAGGCCGTCAGCGGCGAGGCGATTAAAAGGAAATTCGGCATTGGCTTGGCGTACGACGTGAGGAACGAAAGTTTTTCAAAAAAGCTAGAGGAGATTATTACAATGGCTGAGGACTACGTTTACAGAAACGTCACAGTGGAGAGGGGACCGCTGGACACCAGCGGGCGGTTGCCGAAGATCGTCATCAGCTTTAAGCTTGGCGATGAGGAGGTGGCACACATAACCGTGTATTGGAGAGGTGATGAGCTTTATGCTCAATACGGTGGCTCCCGCGAAAGCGCCGAAAGGTTGGCCTCTGTCATAAGAGCTCTCGGCGGTGATGCTGAGGTTAAGTACGTAAAGGGCGCCGGATGGGTAGTTAAGCTCACCACCGACGGCATAATTACCATTCGCCACGACGGGTGGCTAAAAGCGTTAAGGGAGTTTATAGACGAGCTACACGACGACAAGCGTCACGGCAAAAAGCTGATTAGCGATGAGAGGTATGAAAAGTTGATTAAAAACATAGAAGCAGGTCCTAACATTGTAAAATTCTCCGGTGTGAAGTTCTCGGTTTATTACGAGACAAGGATGAAGAACATAATGGTAGAATATCAACCGCGCAACGATAACGCTAAAAACGCCGCTGTAGACGCCTTAAAGGCGAGGGGTCTGAAGGAGGGTGTACACTTCACTGTTAATACAGTGGGCGCTGGACGTTACGAAATCCGCGTTACGAAAGAGGCATACGCCAAGGCCGTTGAGACTTTGGCACAGGTCGGGCTGAAGGAGGGCGAGCACTACGCTGTTTACGACAGATGGCGCATAATCAGTGTCAAGGCGGAGCATAAAGACGCCATCGTAAACGCCTTGAAGGCGGCAGGGCTTGAGGAGGGCAAGGACTTCGCAGTGAAGTGGGGCGGATACTACGACATCCGTATCACCTACGACGGCCTTCGCGAAATTCAACGCATGGCGCTGAATGGCGACTTGGAGGCTGAAAGGTTCATAAGGGAGCTGGAGGACGTGCTTAGGCGCAGATACGGCGATGACGCGGCGAAAAAGCTGATTGAAGTGCTGACGCCCGCGAGGGAGGAGGGAACGGCGGAGCTTCCGTTAACAGTTTACGACGAGAGGGGCAACTTAATTGCCCGCGTTGTAGATCTGAAGTACGAGTTTGTAGAAAACGGCCAGCCGGTGAGCCACTGCGCTGGAAGGGACTGCCGCCTGCGCGTTGTCGTAGAATATGAATTGCCCAGCGGCGAGAGGAGAGAGTTCAAGATGGAGTGGTACTGGGCGGAGAAGCGGAAAAAGAAGGACAATACAACGGTGACGTATTATTACGAAACAGCACTGACCACTGTGAAGGACGAAGTGAAGGCCGCCGTGTTGAAGGCGCTGACCGGAAAGGCTAAGAGGGGCCAAGTGAGACTTCTTGCCGATCAGCTAGACGCCTTGCGTCGCTTTAAGGCCCTAAAAGACGCCATTGACAAGTGGAGAGGGGGAAAGCCGCAGAGCCGGCAGTTACAAAATCAAACTACTTTTTAA
- a CDS encoding family 1 glycosylhydrolase yields the protein MKIGAAVSPYQHFGFCQCDMPDEPGAYHILFYDEDIALAKSMGLDVFRTGIEWALVEPSEGRYNNEGLRLFKKYLSDIKAAGLETWVTLHHFTNPRWVWKYGGWESRETSKRFLAYIDLVARELGEYIDVAVIFNEPNMYTFLAYIRGDLPPHGFLSLKHMKSAQDNIDRVVLDARDVLKSYGVSATFTHSYSKFESKNKLFKPILYFLNRQNLKYLDMFKEMDYTSLNFYVVGRYENFTLRFTLRPKALLEVKHVKPLAVTEFGIASRNEKLRYEYLCAMANVFQEVKPAVAIWWSFLHGYEWGLGYQPFFALIDIKGTRRVPTPLAFKFRDTLRNPPRCQLEEVDLGLEWRWEAPVEGSN from the coding sequence GTGAAAATCGGGGCTGCGGTGTCTCCATATCAACATTTTGGATTTTGTCAGTGCGACATGCCTGACGAGCCGGGAGCGTATCACATTTTATTTTACGACGAGGACATCGCCTTGGCGAAGTCCATGGGGCTTGACGTTTTTAGAACAGGCATTGAATGGGCGCTGGTAGAGCCGTCGGAGGGTAGGTATAACAACGAGGGGCTGAGGCTTTTTAAAAAGTACCTCAGCGATATAAAGGCGGCGGGGCTTGAGACTTGGGTTACTTTACATCACTTTACTAACCCGCGCTGGGTGTGGAAATACGGCGGCTGGGAGAGCCGGGAGACTTCAAAGAGGTTTTTGGCATATATAGATCTCGTCGCTCGGGAGCTGGGCGAGTATATAGACGTGGCTGTTATATTCAACGAGCCGAATATGTACACCTTTCTCGCATATATCAGAGGCGATTTGCCGCCGCACGGCTTTCTTTCACTAAAACATATGAAAAGCGCTCAGGACAATATAGACAGAGTAGTTCTTGACGCCAGAGATGTGTTGAAAAGCTACGGAGTCTCAGCCACTTTTACGCACTCCTATTCAAAATTTGAAAGCAAAAATAAATTATTTAAACCAATATTATATTTCTTAAATAGACAAAACTTAAAATATTTAGATATGTTTAAAGAAATGGATTATACATCATTAAATTTTTACGTCGTTGGACGGTATGAAAACTTCACGTTGAGATTTACGTTGAGGCCGAAGGCGCTACTTGAGGTAAAACATGTAAAGCCCTTAGCCGTGACGGAGTTCGGCATAGCGTCTCGCAATGAGAAACTGAGGTATGAGTACCTATGCGCCATGGCCAACGTATTTCAAGAGGTTAAGCCCGCGGTGGCTATATGGTGGAGTTTTCTCCACGGCTACGAGTGGGGTCTCGGCTACCAGCCCTTTTTCGCCCTAATTGACATCAAGGGGACTCGCAGAGTTCCCACCCCCCTTGCGTTTAAATTTAGAGACACGCTGAGAAACCCGCCTAGATGTCAACTAGAGGAAGTAGACCTAGGCCTTGAATGGCGCTGGGAGGCCCCTGTCGAGGGAAGCAATTAG
- a CDS encoding threonine--tRNA ligase, whose protein sequence is MRVLYIHAERFNWEPRDPALDIRDEPTSGNANNALVVFTSVERGDVPDENFLRAVASDIIDVAKKVKASAIVIYPYAHLSSDLARPYTAREVLNKLFEVVKSQFNGEVLKAPFGYYKAFEIKCLGHPLSELSRSFKPEEGRADRRAEERRDYYVIITPNGEEHDPAKFNYANYGDLKALVEKEVFRKELGGGEPKYLEYLRKFGFEWEPMSDAGHMRYAPEATVMMELVEDYSYIVAKSLGIPVFKIRGTNMFKLSEKAIESHARLFGERLYIVESDTDLILRYAACFQQFAMAKDWVISYKHLPFGMLEIADSYRHEQPGETVLLFRLRRFYMPDLHIFTKDLKEAMEVTYKLHEVIFREIGKLGRTYVSLYNVTEGFYKNHRDYLVELARREGKPILVRVLPGQKYYWVLNVEFHIVDELGRPREIATFQIDVGNAQRFGIKYVDENNQIKYPVIIHTAILGSVERYLYAVFDTMAKMEKEGKVPRLPTWLSPVQVRVIPVSKENLKYAISIADVLEAEGIRVDIDDREETLSKKIRDAETSWIPYIVVVGSKEEAEGVIAVRERGGGQYKIRLEELVKKLKDETRGYPQRPLYLPRLLSQRPSRF, encoded by the coding sequence ATGCGCGTTCTTTACATACACGCCGAGCGTTTTAATTGGGAGCCTAGAGATCCGGCATTGGATATTAGAGACGAGCCGACTTCTGGCAACGCCAACAATGCGCTTGTCGTATTTACATCAGTAGAAAGAGGCGACGTTCCAGATGAGAACTTCCTAAGGGCTGTTGCCAGCGATATTATAGACGTTGCGAAGAAGGTGAAGGCCAGCGCAATAGTCATATATCCCTATGCGCATTTGTCCAGCGACTTGGCCAGGCCTTACACGGCCAGGGAGGTTTTAAATAAGTTATTTGAGGTCGTCAAGTCCCAATTCAACGGCGAAGTTCTTAAAGCGCCTTTCGGGTATTATAAGGCCTTTGAGATAAAATGCTTGGGCCATCCGCTTTCAGAGCTCAGCCGTAGTTTTAAGCCAGAGGAGGGCAGGGCTGACAGGAGGGCGGAAGAGCGGAGGGATTATTACGTCATTATAACGCCTAATGGCGAAGAGCACGACCCGGCTAAGTTCAACTACGCCAATTACGGCGATTTAAAAGCGCTGGTGGAGAAAGAAGTTTTCAGGAAAGAGCTCGGCGGAGGCGAGCCCAAATATCTAGAGTATTTGCGGAAGTTCGGCTTTGAATGGGAGCCTATGTCTGACGCTGGACATATGCGCTACGCGCCTGAGGCTACTGTTATGATGGAGCTAGTGGAGGACTATTCCTATATCGTCGCTAAATCTCTTGGCATACCCGTATTTAAAATTAGGGGCACCAATATGTTTAAACTCTCCGAGAAAGCTATAGAGTCTCACGCGAGGCTTTTCGGCGAGAGGCTGTACATCGTCGAGTCAGACACAGATCTCATACTTAGATACGCCGCGTGTTTTCAACAATTCGCCATGGCTAAAGACTGGGTTATTAGCTATAAACACCTCCCCTTTGGAATGCTGGAAATAGCTGATTCATACCGCCACGAACAACCCGGCGAGACTGTGTTGCTCTTTAGACTAAGGCGTTTTTATATGCCAGATCTCCATATTTTCACAAAGGACTTAAAAGAGGCAATGGAGGTAACTTACAAGCTCCACGAAGTAATTTTTAGAGAAATTGGCAAATTGGGGAGGACGTACGTATCTCTTTACAACGTGACAGAGGGCTTTTACAAAAACCACAGGGATTATTTGGTAGAGCTGGCGAGGAGGGAGGGCAAGCCCATACTCGTGAGAGTATTGCCCGGCCAGAAGTACTATTGGGTTCTCAACGTGGAGTTCCACATAGTTGACGAGCTGGGAAGGCCCAGGGAGATAGCCACTTTCCAAATAGACGTGGGCAACGCCCAACGGTTTGGCATTAAATACGTCGATGAAAACAACCAGATTAAATACCCAGTTATAATCCACACGGCAATTCTCGGCAGCGTGGAGAGATACCTCTACGCCGTGTTTGACACTATGGCTAAAATGGAAAAAGAGGGCAAAGTCCCGCGGTTGCCCACGTGGCTGTCCCCAGTGCAAGTGCGCGTAATCCCAGTCTCCAAGGAGAATTTGAAATACGCAATTTCAATAGCCGACGTGCTGGAGGCAGAGGGCATACGCGTAGATATTGACGACAGAGAGGAGACGTTAAGCAAAAAGATAAGAGACGCCGAGACCAGCTGGATTCCTTACATAGTAGTAGTGGGATCAAAAGAGGAGGCGGAGGGAGTAATAGCCGTAAGAGAAAGGGGCGGGGGGCAGTATAAAATACGCCTAGAGGAATTAGTGAAGAAATTAAAAGACGAAACCAGAGGCTATCCGCAACGGCCGCTATACCTCCCCCGTCTGCTCAGCCAGAGGCCTTCGCGGTTTTAG
- a CDS encoding type II glyceraldehyde-3-phosphate dehydrogenase: protein MIRVGIVGFGTIGKRIADAVAAQDDMKISGVLKVTPDYEAKIAVERGFKVYTLPDGLDKFKKAGIEPAGTIEDLIEASDIIVDASPEDVGRENKEKYYIKFNKPVIFQGGEDADVAEVSFNALANFEEAAGRRYVRVVSCNTTGITRVLSSLMLNGIKIKKARIFIARRGADPKEHKKGPINDVVPNPVTVPSHHGPDAQTVLKNIDIVTMAVAVPVTIMHMHMAYLELDGSYTKEAVIEAFAKTPRIFLADVGAGFQSLAQIIEYARDLGRPRGDFPEVAVFRDSVTVNGNELYLMYGVHQESIVVPENIDAVRAVLGLAPKWRSIEKTDKSLKLITEGKRYG from the coding sequence ATGATCAGGGTCGGGATAGTAGGCTTCGGCACTATTGGAAAGCGCATAGCCGACGCCGTAGCGGCTCAAGACGACATGAAGATATCGGGCGTGTTAAAAGTAACGCCGGACTATGAGGCCAAAATCGCCGTAGAGAGGGGGTTCAAGGTGTATACACTGCCGGATGGACTGGATAAATTTAAAAAGGCTGGGATTGAGCCAGCTGGCACTATAGAGGATCTTATAGAGGCTTCTGACATCATTGTGGACGCATCTCCGGAAGATGTGGGGAGGGAGAACAAGGAGAAATATTACATAAAGTTTAACAAGCCCGTAATCTTCCAAGGCGGAGAGGATGCGGACGTAGCGGAGGTCAGTTTTAACGCCTTGGCTAACTTCGAGGAGGCCGCGGGGAGGCGCTACGTGAGAGTGGTTAGTTGTAACACTACTGGCATAACGAGGGTGCTTTCGTCGTTAATGCTTAACGGTATAAAAATAAAGAAGGCGAGGATTTTCATAGCCCGCCGCGGCGCCGATCCTAAGGAGCACAAAAAGGGGCCTATTAACGATGTGGTGCCTAACCCGGTCACTGTGCCAAGCCACCACGGCCCAGACGCGCAGACTGTCTTGAAAAACATTGACATAGTCACAATGGCCGTCGCAGTCCCCGTCACAATTATGCATATGCACATGGCATATTTAGAGCTTGACGGCAGTTACACAAAAGAGGCAGTGATAGAGGCCTTTGCAAAAACGCCTAGGATATTCTTAGCAGATGTAGGCGCCGGTTTTCAAAGCCTTGCGCAAATAATTGAATACGCGAGGGATTTGGGCCGGCCCAGGGGGGACTTCCCCGAAGTCGCCGTGTTTAGAGATTCAGTGACAGTAAACGGCAACGAGCTCTACTTAATGTACGGCGTGCATCAAGAGTCTATAGTAGTCCCCGAGAATATCGATGCCGTAAGGGCGGTGTTGGGCTTGGCGCCGAAGTGGCGCTCTATAGAGAAAACAGACAAGTCGCTTAAGTTAATAACAGAGGGGAAGAGATATGGGTGA
- a CDS encoding ERCC4 domain-containing protein, whose translation MSPVVLVDTRERALEVVRYIKEGGCGVIKTKLEAGDYAAGGYVFERKSVDDFVNSVIEGRIFEQAEKLKSTGLKPVVVVEGDLWGELKYRKISPNAVLGALLALNSLGLGLIYTEDKAQTGILVCLAAKREAKRPVKTPVVKTKQLDIKTLQIALLASLPGIGARRAEELLKKYGTPLNALLNYKSWDVDSKSHVLIKRILETPFDANNTLDGYFK comes from the coding sequence ATGTCGCCAGTTGTCCTTGTAGACACGAGAGAGCGCGCTTTAGAGGTCGTCAGGTATATTAAAGAGGGCGGTTGCGGAGTGATTAAAACAAAACTGGAGGCCGGGGATTACGCCGCTGGCGGGTATGTTTTTGAGAGAAAGAGCGTAGACGATTTCGTAAACTCCGTAATAGAGGGGCGTATTTTTGAACAGGCCGAGAAGCTCAAATCCACAGGGCTTAAGCCAGTGGTAGTAGTTGAGGGGGATTTGTGGGGGGAGTTAAAGTATAGGAAGATATCCCCCAATGCCGTTTTGGGGGCTTTGCTTGCGTTAAACTCCCTGGGGCTTGGCCTCATATATACAGAGGACAAGGCGCAGACGGGCATTCTCGTGTGCTTGGCGGCGAAGAGGGAGGCGAAGAGGCCAGTTAAAACGCCTGTGGTGAAGACAAAACAACTTGACATTAAGACGTTGCAAATTGCGCTTCTCGCGTCTTTGCCCGGCATTGGCGCAAGGCGGGCGGAGGAATTGCTGAAGAAATACGGCACCCCCCTCAACGCGTTGCTTAATTATAAGTCGTGGGATGTGGACAGTAAAAGCCACGTGTTGATAAAACGAATTTTGGAAACTCCATTTGATGCGAACAATACGCTAGACGGCTACTTTAAATAG